TTCCTCCTGTAGATATGaaacaggagaagaagaaaaaaagccaCAACAGCTGCCAATGATCTTCTGTTGGTCCCATTTTATTTCTTTCAgcagtttttcctcttttcctctaaAAAAACGTTAATCAAAGTCAGGTccgcaactaatgattattttcatcacaGATTTTTTCTGTTGATTAATTGCTTCTGCTCTCGTTAAAGTTATTGATGCTGTTTGAGGAACATtaacatgaacggaggaagagaaataactctggattcggctactagtgcattttacaactttaagacctaatgatttaaataagggcaattcaagtgttcgtactggggagttgattcacctaaaaaaatttaTCCGCTgcgttacagacgtctctttcctaatgtaagtctatggggaaaaagtatttttgggcccaatggcatcacgtgacggacacagaagttgtagtaccgccgctTGACCACTAGggaaattggcatcaacgactgGCGCTCTTCCCGAGGACTTGGTTACAACCATAGACTGAAtataaatctatatatatacagtctatgattacaacacacacagagggagagtgactatAAGAGTGCTAtaataatgctctggatatcgtatagagaacctttaatgtACAAATGTTTGTCACGATCAGCTATTTAATTAGTTAATAAATTAattcagggctgcaactaatgattagtTTTATTATTGAATAATCTGCAGCAGTCTTTTTTGATTTATCAATTCATCATTTGCTCaaataatgtcagaaaatagtgaaataaaTTGCTTTTCCCCccgaaagatattcagtttattatcacagaagacaatgaaaacacatttgagAGACTGAAACCAATGAGGATTTGgcattttttgctttaaaaaaaagattaaatcgATATCAAGTTTGTTGATGATCAATCAATCAAGTTATTGATTAATCGActcatcatttcagctctaaaatAATTAGACATTTAATCTATTTTTATTGAAGTCACTTGTTTTGAAAACATTGGCCAAAATACACcttttaaagcatttatttatttataaaaaaatatgtaattaatacATCATTGAAAGGCCTATATGGTTGCCATGataatgatttttaaaaattctTTAATTGTAATGAATTGTGTATTACTTGACATTAAGagttgtaaaaagtctgaaaatgttgtgcacagaggaagaaatggtcaaagaaaaaaagttaattaagCTGAAAGTCCATTAAAGAGTTAATTAGTGGTGATAATTGGTGAAACAGTGAAACTCACCCAGCAGCCCTTCGAACTGCTCGATGGCCAGCACCGCGTTGTCCTGCGTGCTGTGGTGGAGGTGGTTCGGCATCTTGGTCATGTTCCAGGGCATCGACCTGCACAGAGGGATCCGGACCGACTCACAGGACGCAGCCAGGACCGCAGCCGGCCACAGAGCGCAGGACACGGCCAGCAGAGACACGGAGAGTCCCGGGGAGAGCATGGTGGTGGAGCGTCGGTGAAGAGTCACTTCACGGTGCGTTTAAATCCAACAGATGAGGACGAGAGTTTGCTGCTGATTGGTGcttctccttctgctgctgtctgtctgtctgcaggcaGCTCGAGGAAACAGGAGGAGCTGCTTTCTTTATTCAcactttcacctcctcctcttcctccccctcctcttcctcctctatcCCTCCTCctatccctcctcctcttcttcctctatcCCTCCTTTCTTTATTCAgactttcacctcctcctcctcctcttcttcctcttcctctatccctcctcctcctcctcctcttcctcctcctcctcctcttcctcctcttcctcttcctcctcttcctcctcctcctcctcctcctcctcttcttcttcctctatctctccttcttctccacgactccccacctcctcctcttcctcctcctcctcttcctcctcctcctcctattctTCCTCTATCCCTCCTTTCTTTATTCAgactttcacctcctcctcctcctcttcttcctctatccctccttcttctccataactcccctcctctgctctcttcacctcctcctcctcctcatcttcttcctctatccctcctcctcctcctcttcttcctctatccctccttcttctccataactcccctcctctgctctcttcacctcctcctcctcctcatcttcttcctctatccctcctcctcctcctcttcttgctctaTCCCTCCTTCTTCTCCACAACTCCCCTCATCTgctctcttcacctcctcctccttctcctcttcttcttctcttatcCTCCATGCTAAAAGATAGATTCCttttagatgaaaagtcaaCACCGGTAAATCCGTTAAAAGCTCATAGATGTGTGTATCATTACATCTCATGGAATCAGTGGTCGGTGCTCCCATCGTTTAGGCCTACTTAAGGTAAAGTAGACTACCAATACAACAGAAATAGCCAGTTACCTGAGACATGACAccaaaaaaggtgaaaaatacTGGAAGACCTCAAACCTGAAGTGAATTGAGATGAGAAGTTCCTTTATTGTAGATGTATTTTGTTGTGGAAAACTTTGCTTCTTTCTCCTTCAGAGGGGCCTGACCCCTCGGTTACAATCTAATAATGTCACATAGAATCAGATATCAGTCACCGGACTGCACACCAGTACTTTTATTATTGATACTTTGAGTACATTTAGCcaataatacttctgtacttttacttcagtagtTTACATGCTGGAGTATTCTTAACCTTAATATGTTGGTACTAAAGTGCAGGATAGAAGtgcttcctccaccactgctgcAGACTGAAGCCCAGTTGGCTGCTTGTGAAGAAGACTACATCTCCCAGCATGCCCTGCAGGAATACCTACTGTCCTGTTACCGTGTCAACCCCTGAccctttaattaagtgtaacactgaTGGAGTATCAACATCATCTAATTAATTAACTACTTAAACAACTGTTGACCAGTGAActgactgatgatgatgatgatgtcactgtttTACTGGTTGACACCAGCCggtgttgacctttgaccccggcAGGCTTGTTGCATTAACAGCTATGTTATTGgtccattaaagctgaatatgacgctgcaaactgtgtgtgtgtgtgtgtgtgtgtgtgtgtgtgtgcgtgtgtgtgtgtgcgtgtgtgtgtgtgtgtgtgtgatagcaGTAATGGTTGTCAGATGTTGGAGGAGCTTCCCATGTTGAGGGGTTGAGTtacagccaacacacacacacacacacacgcacacggtCTCTGAGGGTTTTCTGACTCATGGATCAACATGTAGAGAACTGAGTCAGCACTTTCccttccatccttccttccttccctccttcctcctttcctcctctctctctctctctctctctctctctttctttctctccttcttttgtttttttgttctctcCGTTCTCATGATTTCATCTCTGCgagtgtatttgtgtttctgACGTAAAAGCTGCTCACAGTTGGCAGGAAAATCTTATCAGTGAaaagcacgcacgcacgcacgcacggaCGCACctacgcacgcacgcacggaCGCACctacgcacgcacgcacgcacgcaagcACATGCACTCACGCAGTGAACACACATTCCAATGCAACCAAAAACCTTCTCCTCttatctcctttcctcttctcttttctcctcttttctctatgtttcctttcctctcctcttctcttttgtctttgtttcctcttctcttttccccttgtttcctttcctctccactTCTCCTTTCTCcttgttttctcttctctcctcttttctcttctcctctcctcttctcttttctccttgtttcctttctTCTCATCTCCTTGTTTCTCCatgtttcctttcctctcctctcctcttttctccttgtttcctctcctcatctcttttCTCCTCGTTTCCTTTCTTCTcgtctcctctttcctccttctttcctttcctttcctctcctcttctcttttctccttGTTTCCTTGCCTTTCCCCTCTACTTTTTCTGAGATGCAAATCAAACTTCTATAGAAAcctgacctctctctctctttctgtgtgtgtgtgtgtgtgtatgtgtgtgtgtgtgtgtgtgtgtgcgtgtgttcatgtgtgtgtgtgtgtgtgcgtgtgttcttGTGTGCGTGTTTTGGGGAATGAAAAGATCCGATTTCAGCCAGaaaactctttctctctctctctctctctctgtatgtggAAATATTCTTGGAAACTAACAGAATCTTTTCCAACATAAATAAGACTGCagctgtccacacacacacacacacacacacacacacacacacacacacacacacacacacacacacacacacacacacacacacacacacacacacacacactcagtattGCAAAGATCTGAAAGTAATCTACAATAATTACTGAGTTTGCTACAGAGCTTCACAGCGGAGCTAAAAAAGTGCAGTTTGTCCTGAGGGTGCTGCTGGAGTTCATCGGGACATTAAAAGAGTACCTCAACGATTTAGCATCGCGTCAACTGTCAAAACCCGATGCATACagtacccacaatgcaactcaactgCTGACAGATTCAGGTGTGTTATGTTAGTACCGGCTGGAGTCTCTGGACTGCTGCAATAATGATCACTTCCTGAACAGTTCacaatcagcagatggagttaaTACTAGTTCTGCTTTTGAATTCATacaaaaaacttaaaataaaatctTGTGGTCGGTCTgctttgctttcacaccacaaacaaacCTCAACAGAGTCAACTTGGATGCGGACTGAGACCCTCTTTGCCGGCGGTCTCGGCCTGATTGTGTAGTCTTCACCAGGGGTctcatatacactcaccggccactttattaggcacacctgttcaattgcttgttaacacaaatagctaatcagccaatcacatggcagcaactcaatgcatttaggcatctagacgtggtgaagacgacttgctgaagttcaaaccgagcatcagaatggggataaaggggatttaagtgactttgaacgtggcatggttgttggtgccagatgggctggtctgagtatttaaaaaaaactgctgatctactgggattttcacgcacaaccatctctagggtttacagagaatggtccgaaaaagagaaaatatccagtgagcggcagttgtgtggacgaaaatgccttgttgatgtcagaggtcagaggagaatgggcagagtggttcgagatgatagaaaggcaacagtaactcaaataaccactcgttacaaccaaggtatgcagaataccatctctgaacgcacaacacgtccaaccttgaagcagatgggctacagcagcagaagatcTAGCACCGGCCattttattaggtacaccttgtacctaataaaatggccggtgagtgtataaaACATTGCGTGGGATCCACACTAAATGTTTGCATACGTACAAATGAGGAAATGTACAAATGCCATGATATTCTGaattataaaactgtgcgtacgcctctttcaggccccgttttgtgcatacgcaacggttataaatgagacccctgagCTTTCACATGGGAAAATGACTGAACCAAACCAAACAGGTTAGGTGTGAAAGTAACACAAAAATACTCACTTTGGAAAGATGTTTGATGAACATTACACTGCTCTGTAACGtgttttcaaaatgtgtttgtgtatacacAATTAAAGTAAtagtttttattaaattcatttGCTAAATGTCTTAACTGAAACTAAATTTAGTTGAGTAAGTGTATTTATTAACTTCTACAGTTTCTACTGACTTTGTCTTTAGCAGCTCATAAAAGCAGGAATGTGGCTCCCTCTTGTGGACCCTACAGGAAACAACACCCTCCACCAATATCCCATTTATATTTTATCCTTTTTATCctgatgttattattattaatactttaTAATGTTGTCATATTGAAAATATGTTTCATGTATTCTTAATAGTTTTGTTGGATGTGTTTGTGAGCTTTTTATTTCCCAAATGAGATCAAAgaaactggaaacaaaacatgCCATGTGgtttatttttcatatctataaaatacatttgaattgaattgagtttGGTGTCGGTGTTATTACTCGGTAGATGTGTCACTGTTATAGAGCACTatagtgacagacagacagacagacagacagcaggttTCATGTTACACAGCAGCAGTTCAGTCTCACCTCCAGCAGAGTCTGTCCAGTTCACAGTTCAACTGAGACGGACTACAGGACTACAGCTAGTAAGACTGGATTTGTTCTGGACCTGGTCTAATGTGGACCAGGTTTAGTCAGCAGTATAGGAACCTGGACTAGACTGGACGTCTTACTGAACCAAAGTGTTTTTTCTCTGGAACAGAAAATTATGAGGCTAGAAGAGTGTTTCTTTTCTGGAAACTGAACTGGATATTCCACTCTGCTCTGGTTTCTGGTGTTTGAACTGGACTATCAGCTGAACCAGTGCCACTCAGAACCAAGCCGGACCAACGCTGAACGTCTGAAGAAACAGGTTTTAATCACATACAATacattatacatacagtatatcacatttATAGACTTATTTCTCTCTTTATAGTATTGTTCTAGctgtgtttaccatgttcaccatcttagtttagcatgttagcatgctatcaTTAGCTAatcagcactaaacacaaagtacagctgaggctgcaCTAAAGCTGTTCTTTAGTTGTGCAGGTATTtggtgtctagaaggtaacccacaagttgcaaaACTCTGGTGGTTGGTTTAGGTTAGGccttgacctcaaatagttaattttaagcattgacctccaatggttaaggttaggcattgacctccaatggttaaggttaggcattgaccacaaatggttaaggttaggcattgacctccaatggttaaggttaggcattgtccacaaatgattaaggttaggcattgaccacgaatggttaaggttaggcattgaccacgaatggttaaggttaggcattgaccacgaatggttaaggttaggcattgacctccaatggttaaggttaggcattgaccacgaatggttaaggttaggcattgacctccaatggttaaggttaggcattgacctccaatggttaaggttaggcattgaccacaaatggttaaggttaggcattgacctccaatggttaaggttaggcattgaccacaaatggttaaggttaggcattgaccacgaatggttaaggttaggcattgaccacgaatggttaaggttaggcatttacctccaatggttaaggttaggcattgaacacgaatggttaaggttaggcattgaccacgaatggttaaggttagacattgaccacaaacctttaaggttaggcattgacctccaatggttaaggttaggcattgaccacgaatggttaaggttaggcattgacctccaatggttaaggttaggcatcgacCTCCAATGGTGCACGTTttcgcaacttgtgggttaccttacAGATGCAACCTGATATTACGTGGCAAAGGATCGTATCTAGatggtaacccacaagttgtgaAACtttcgcgagatggttaaggccTGGATTAGATCGTCAGGTAGCGAGTCTCGCGCAAGTTTTCTTTACTTATTTCCTTATACAGTATCATCCAACTACCTTTCATTTATGTTTCAAGTTCATTCCAGCCTGGTCTAGTTCCGTCTGGTTCATTCCAGCCTGGTCCAGTCATGCAGTCCTTGACCGAGGAGATCCAGAGTTTCTCTCGAACGCGGCTGAGGAAGCAGTGCACCCGCGTGACGTCACTGAGCGGCCGCCGCATCATCGAGACCTGGAAGGGTTCTACGATCACTGTGGTCGAAGACCCCGTCCCCCCAGAGAAGATGCTGGGATATGTCCCTGACACATCTTGGGACCTGCAGGTCGGCATCGTCATGCCCTACCTGCTGCTGGGTGAGTGGACGTGACACATGATGACCGACTGAACAACACAGTAAACCACTGACAACCCATGTTGACCACGAATAGAGTTCTGTCACTAGGGAACCCCCCAAAGCCATCCAAAACTCCACCTTCAGTCATTTTTGATTCAGTTTGTGTGGAAAAGGTGGAGAAACAGGTGGAAAATACAAGTTTGGATGAAGTTTGATGTTTCTGTGATGTCCCAGTTCCAGTTAAACTCGTCCAGACTGGATTGCACTCAGTCTAGTTAGTCATGATGTCTCAATAATAATTGCAATTGTCCCAAAAATCATCAACAACAGGAAACAAATCAGTGTCTGTCTCTTAACCAACTAGTTAACCAACTGAGTGAAAAACTCTAtctatttccaagaaacttatgagcacatctctggtaaacacaagatttaaagtggtgctctTGCATGATTCTTTGTCGAGAAACTCAGTTTTCCCattcgattaaatcaactaatcgatgagtccacaaaatcgtatgagtgttagtcgactaagaatttctttggtcgaggccGTCTCTACTTTAAAACCCTAATTACATCAGTATGAACGAACCAAAAGATGAATATCCATACCAGAATGTTAATAACAAACTCATAGACCTTTTTAGTGGATGACTCACTTTGCACCACAGATAACTCCTGTCCTGCCCCTCCTGTTTGTGACAGCTTGACATTTAATGTCCTCAGTGTAAAGAAGATGCTCgtctataaaaaataaaagagaatcCGGCGGCTGATTTACAAGTGGAACTGAGCAGATTTACACTGACAGTGAAAGACGTTTGGGTTAATCGTGGTCGGCATACATACCTTCCGGCAGATGAGGACAGtctgtgtaaatatatattGGGGCGGCTGTTGCTCAGTGGGTTTTAGTGGTAGaacggttcgatccccggctcctactgtctgcatgttgaagtgtccttgagcgagacactgaaccccaaaattgctccccgggcgcttcacagcagcccactgctcctaaggatGGGTTCAAATGCAgcggtcaaatttcatgtatgtatatgataaatctaataaagtttaagttaagATCAGCCTCAAAACACCAGTCTGAAACTGGTTATGTGACAGAGGCTTTgggaaaaaataacattaatttaCAGATTCTGTTTCGACCATGCGTTGGCATGAAAgtaaaattgattttgtggaacAGACATATTGGCTTTTaactgctggagcagctgataacagaacagaacagaacagacaTCAAGCCGCCTGTTAAAGCTGGACTCAATCTTGCTGAACATTtttgttaattataacctttattATGATGACATATCTTGATGACTATATTTTCATAACCGGTTCTACAGGATGTGCCGGACACATTTCTTGGCAAAGGCGtttaataaatgaacaaataaagagtTTTACAAGTGAGGTGCCACTGCAGTGAGGGTGGTTTGTCTGCTTCAAACTACAACCTGGATTTGTCTTTAGGAAATAAAATAAGAGAGGCATGACTCACTGCTCCGGTCAATAAATGGGTCCACTCCCTCCCCCCCCGTGCCCTGTCCTGGGAGTCACCTTCAGTCCACCAACACTGATAACAGAGTAGAGGTAACATGAGCCCGGCCGTGGGGGAGGACAGGGGGCGAGGTGACCCAGCAGGGCTCAGTGGTTCACAGGTGGACCATACATGACCCCGTGACCTGCAGCAGACTCAGGTTCAGGTTAACGTGGTTCAGCACCCTGGACAGCGTCTGGTCCCAAACAAAGACAAACCCTGAACTATaaccaactctctctctctctctgtgtgtgtgtgtgtgtgtgtgtgtgggtgtaggTTCTCAAGATGCTGCACATGACTTTGGCACTCTGAAAAAACACAAGgtgagattattattattttttacttctACATATCAGacacaatttgttttatttattgaacaTGGAACCATACAGATAAATATGTTTACATAAGGATGAGCAACGCAGCAGAAGTCATGTTACGTACTGTAacaggggtgtcaaactcattttagttcATGGAGCACACATAGAGCCCAATTTGATCTCAAGTGGGCCGGACCAAAACCATTGCATAATAACCTGTAAATGACAACACCTTCAAATTTTTCAatgggcgatgagagaccccttcGCTTCGCatcggcatcgccctgtctgggtttctttcacaacagtgacctgatagctgtacattatcccacttaatacacgactacttacttaagaaatcaataatttgagaccaaaatggtccgccagagtttgacatcagagctgcgcccatagcaacggtctgttatacatagcaacggtctgttatacatagcaacggtctgctataaagaaatagcagACCGTAGAAAGCTGTGATTATTCAagaaagctgtgtaataataacCTATAAATAACAACACTATCAAATTTTTCCCTTTCTTGTAGTAAAGAAGTACAATCTGAAAACATTCACAATTAATAAACAATCCCATTTACAAAACGGATGAACAGCCGGAGACGTCTCGCTGATCTCTTGGCTACGACAAAAAACAGACTGATGCTTTCTCAAACCTGCcaacaattcattcattcatgtttcttCTCTGTTCTCAGTTTGTCTATGCCAGTTTGTGTATTTTGATGAGTCTGATAGTGGCGCCAAATATTAGGCTATGTTCTTTGAGCACTGAAAGGTGATGTGAACACACCGAGCACACTGGCCTCCCATTCACCTCTGTGATGAATAGAAAAACCCGACACTCTGTGTCCACTTTTCATTTTCCACCGGCGGCTCCGGCATGAACAGTAGCCTGTACGTAAGCACGTGGGACCTATAATAGTGTATCCAGCATGCGGCCTGCTACTCTTATTAGGACAGCGGGACCCCCAGTCCACAAATAGGAATagcagtgcattttattgaaaaTTCAAATTCATAACTTTTCtgcaattttcacacttttgcTAAGTCAACCAGTGGGATGGATTGGTCCCTCTGTCCCTTGGGCTGTATGTTTGACACCAGTGCTGTAGGACATCTAAGCTTATTTACAGCCTCCATCCCTGGTTTAGGTGTTTAATGTAGATTAAAAGAGCCAAACAAATaagtggataaaaaaaaagaatcaggaGTAAAGTTAAGAAGACGACCTTTAGTTATCTCCAACTTTCTCCGTTATAGTTCAATTTAAATATCAATATCCAAATACACAGCAGAGCTGTTGTCATTAACCCTGATTTACAACTCCacaattctacaatttcatttagcagacgcttttgtccacaTCTGAGAGTTTGTACAACACAAACAAAGGATCTGGATAGGAAGGAACAACGTGAGTAAGtgccaacaacagcttcaagtccGATCGGACACAGGTGCCGACAGGCGATGCACAGGGTGGATAGAAGaagatttttttcttgtcatcatcaacaacatcctcaatatcatcatcatcatcaacatcatcaatagCATCAATGTCATTAGGTGTGCAGATGTGCATGAAAGAGCTGGGTCTTTAGCTTTTTCTTAAAGGTTGAAAGGGACTCTGATGCATGAAATAAGGATTTGTTCAGCCGGCTGTTTGTCTCACACCTGATCAGATGTTGGCCGTGATGCAGATTTGCTATTTGCCAACTAAAAAAGGgtgtgaagaagaagagatttAGTCATTTTCATGTCGTTCAGGTGGGCAGAGGTCTCCATTAAAACAACCATAATGTAGACGTCTGAGACATAGTGACGATGTCAAAAGCCTTTAAATAAATGATGTGATTTTATGGCTGTACATCATCTTCACTCTGGGATTATCCAGATaaagtctcctcctcctcctcctcctcctcctcctcctcctcctcctcctcctcctcctcctcctcctcctcctcctcctcctccttctcctcctcttcctcttcaggtGTCTCACATCCTGAACGTGGCCTTCGGGGTGGAGAACGTGTTTCCTGACCTGTTCATCTATAAGACCGTCAGTATTCTGGATCATCCCGACGCTGACGTGCTGCTTCACATCCAGGACTGCTGTGACTTCATCCAGCAGGCTCGCAACGAGGTAACACATCACACTCTCATTACTGCACATTATATATTAATCAGTTTATTatgaattcatttattaattcagCGACAGTCCTAAAACCCCCAAGAGTGATGTAAAACAGGCACATCTGAGAAACTCAGATTAgagtgttttggtgtttttccttgaaaatattatttgaaatcaCTTATCAAAACTGACATTTAGCAAGTGACGTCTTTTCAGCTTCctgttaacataaaacagaaCGCAAATCCTCTTCAAACACAGTGAGGGATGTCTCGCTCTGTTTCTGAAAAAGACAAACTGACCGgcttcattatttctgctaacaaaaataagaagaaagaggaaattTAAAGATACTGGAAACTAAACAGATGAGGGAGGtgagagctgctgcagctcaggtGAAACCAAACCACCGGATCAAGTCCGGCGACAGGAAACAATCCCATAAGGCCAAAGGGATTATGGGAAGAAGACGACAAATGTAAGGGTCTGAAAATGAGGCTTGACATGTGACACATGTTTcaacatctcctctcctctcctctctcctgtttTGAATAATAGATGTTtagttttgttcatgttttattaaacTGCACACAGATCAGATCTCAGTGTCATACAAGCTTTTAGCGGCGAAGCCTGCGGCTCACCTTAACATgacaccgcacacacacacacacagcgagtcATTAGGCAGTCATTAGGGGTGTATGAttacaggaagtgtgtgtgtgttcattatgatatgtttctatgtgtgtgtatgtggtaaTTCCAGCCCTGATAATCAAACTGATGCTTTTACATTGAAATGCAGGGTCCGATTACCCAGCAGGCCATCTGGCTGGTAATGGCCCCTCGCATATTGACGCTGTCATGACAACGACTGCATCGTGTGACTGAGTTCATGACTGCAGTACAGATACATAAACTGGTGGAGTATGCTGAATGCGTTTTAAGGCCCTGTACCACAGTTTGAAGCAAAATGGTTgcgtctagaaggtaacccacaaattacAAAAACTCATGTAAAACTCGCTGTttgatgacctatcctaaccttaaacaTCTCTCCAGTTTTGG
This DNA window, taken from Sebastes fasciatus isolate fSebFas1 chromosome 14, fSebFas1.pri, whole genome shotgun sequence, encodes the following:
- the LOC141782244 gene encoding dual specificity protein phosphatase 19-like codes for the protein MQSLTEEIQSFSRTRLRKQCTRVTSLSGRRIIETWKGSTITVVEDPVPPEKMLGYVPDTSWDLQVGIVMPYLLLGSQDAAHDFGTLKKHKVSHILNVAFGVENVFPDLFIYKTVSILDHPDADVLLHIQDCCDFIQQARNEKGAVLVHCNAGVSRAPAVVIGYLMSCEGQSFDAALSSVKSARAASSPNPGFLEQLRSYKTPTMNGSKH